The following are encoded in a window of Miltoncostaea marina genomic DNA:
- a CDS encoding alpha/beta fold hydrolase, whose translation MAGHLVRYRVAGAGPPVVLVHGLGGTARWWAATEAALARAHRVIVPDLPGFGYSVGGRPFALADAPEVLGGLVDRVAGGRAGLVGHSFGALVSLAVAAERPRAVERLALIGCPVRTASPALLGNALPALRTVLELPPAAALMVAWDIATRSPAALLRAAGEILARAGDPGLEVAPPVPTLVVWGARDALVPIGGAGWVARALPGARVRVIAGAGHVPMLDRPDELNRELLDFLGPR comes from the coding sequence GTGGCCGGGCACCTCGTCCGCTACCGGGTGGCGGGCGCGGGGCCGCCGGTCGTGCTGGTGCACGGCCTCGGCGGCACGGCCCGCTGGTGGGCGGCGACGGAGGCCGCCCTCGCGCGCGCCCACCGCGTGATCGTCCCCGACCTGCCGGGCTTCGGGTACTCGGTCGGCGGCCGCCCGTTCGCCCTGGCCGACGCGCCGGAGGTGCTGGGGGGGCTGGTCGACCGCGTCGCGGGCGGACGCGCGGGCCTGGTGGGCCACTCGTTCGGCGCCCTCGTGTCGCTCGCCGTGGCGGCCGAGCGTCCCCGGGCGGTCGAGCGGCTGGCGCTGATCGGCTGCCCGGTGCGGACGGCCTCGCCCGCGCTGCTCGGCAACGCCCTGCCGGCGCTGCGCACCGTGCTCGAGCTGCCGCCCGCGGCGGCGCTGATGGTGGCCTGGGACATCGCCACCCGCTCGCCGGCCGCCCTGCTGCGCGCGGCGGGGGAGATCCTCGCGCGGGCCGGCGATCCGGGCCTGGAGGTGGCGCCGCCGGTGCCGACCCTGGTCGTGTGGGGCGCGCGTGACGCGCTGGTGCCGATCGGCGGGGCCGGCTGGGTGGCCCGGGCGCTGCCGGGCGCCCGCGTGCGCGTGATCGCCGGGGCCGGCCACGTGCCGATGCTCGACCGGCCCGACGAGCTCAACCGGGAGCTGCTCGACTTCCTGGGGCCGCGCTGA
- a CDS encoding alpha/beta fold hydrolase — translation MPGHPDPRALSVWTAIDGVRVHARLLRPPRAVAGPTLMLHGLGVSAASLGPLAEILARRSLTLVPDLPGFGRSEAREVWTTARIAAAAARLLEARGLGPVVVVGHSYGCHVGVLLARRRPELVSALVMLSPAFARPPGSALGQVVRLAADAPLERPSLVAGGVRDYLRAGPGRVVRTLREAARLPLDGLVAGLAPPLLVVRGGRDPLTPARWAERLRACAPRAEVATIPRAAHGLGHDAPAATAGAVERFLGRDGHPARMARLGEPSRRAG, via the coding sequence GTGCCCGGCCACCCGGATCCGCGCGCGCTCTCGGTCTGGACGGCGATCGACGGGGTGCGCGTGCACGCGCGGCTGCTGCGCCCGCCCCGCGCCGTCGCCGGCCCCACCCTGATGCTGCACGGCCTCGGGGTGTCGGCCGCCAGCCTCGGGCCGCTCGCCGAGATCCTCGCCCGGCGCTCGCTCACCCTCGTGCCCGACCTGCCCGGCTTCGGCCGCAGCGAGGCGCGCGAGGTGTGGACCACCGCCCGCATCGCCGCCGCCGCGGCGCGCCTGCTCGAGGCGCGCGGCCTGGGGCCGGTCGTCGTCGTGGGGCACTCCTACGGCTGCCACGTTGGCGTCCTGCTCGCCCGGCGGCGGCCGGAGCTCGTGAGCGCGCTGGTCATGCTGAGCCCGGCCTTCGCCCGGCCGCCCGGCTCGGCGCTCGGGCAGGTGGTGCGCCTGGCCGCCGACGCCCCGCTCGAGCGGCCCTCGCTCGTGGCCGGCGGCGTGCGCGACTACCTGCGCGCCGGGCCGGGGCGGGTCGTCCGCACCCTGCGCGAGGCCGCCCGCCTGCCGCTGGACGGCCTCGTCGCCGGGCTCGCGCCGCCGCTGCTCGTGGTGCGCGGCGGCCGGGACCCCCTCACCCCCGCCCGCTGGGCCGAGCGCCTGCGCGCCTGCGCGCCGCGGGCCGAGGTCGCCACCATCCCGCGCGCGGCCCACGGGCTGGGGCACGACGCCCCGGCCGCCACGGCGGGGGCCGTCGAGCGGTTCCTCGGTCGCGACGGTCACCCGGCGAGGATGGCACGCCTCGGCGAGCCGTCCCGCAGGGCGGGCTGA
- a CDS encoding peptidoglycan DD-metalloendopeptidase family protein, producing MRLLAALALACLAAVLAAALATAQDGGAPSAQARGYAALLPGGAHGAATASTAGRPAAEGSAGGLRPAGGGVIAAARVRLGATTRGADGLAEGVVEADGITLIDGRVSVGSLRMAAAAGPQGGLTEARASGVTVDGRAVEVGPGSRVEVAGVGALVFFEQVGDGAGALRANALRVEVTDPGAAGLIGQPFVVGHLELTATAGPAPAPPATTREGTATAPPRTAPARPRTAATAPSRTVAPAAEAPATPGPLAPRAPLGLPRRAAPERLDGLRRSGAYAFPVAGESSYIDDYAAPRAGTGWHHGNDIFAATGTPVVAVADGTLSRVGVNTLGGNRLWLTDDAGNAFYYAHLSAYAPAAVEGARVTAGQVIGFVGNTGQAITTPPHLHFEIHPAAGDSVNPYPFLLAWERGGDIPRAFRQAVRSTSPTPAAGAVLVDGAPEVDAAPAPADGLATPAS from the coding sequence GTGCGGCTCCTCGCAGCGCTCGCCCTCGCCTGCCTGGCGGCCGTCCTCGCGGCAGCCCTGGCGACCGCCCAGGACGGCGGCGCGCCGTCCGCGCAGGCGCGCGGCTACGCCGCGCTGCTGCCCGGCGGCGCGCACGGGGCGGCGACGGCCAGCACGGCCGGGCGCCCCGCGGCCGAGGGCTCCGCGGGCGGCCTGCGGCCGGCGGGCGGGGGCGTGATCGCCGCGGCCCGCGTGCGCCTCGGCGCCACGACGCGGGGCGCCGACGGCCTCGCCGAGGGGGTCGTCGAGGCCGACGGCATCACGCTGATCGACGGGCGGGTGAGCGTCGGCTCGCTGCGGATGGCCGCCGCCGCCGGGCCACAGGGCGGCCTGACCGAGGCCCGGGCGAGCGGGGTGACGGTCGACGGCCGCGCCGTCGAGGTGGGCCCGGGCTCGCGCGTCGAGGTCGCCGGCGTCGGCGCGCTGGTGTTCTTCGAGCAGGTGGGCGACGGGGCCGGGGCGCTGCGCGCCAACGCCCTGCGGGTGGAGGTGACCGACCCGGGCGCGGCCGGCCTGATCGGCCAGCCCTTCGTGGTGGGGCACCTCGAGCTGACCGCCACGGCCGGCCCGGCGCCGGCCCCGCCCGCGACGACGCGGGAGGGCACGGCCACGGCGCCGCCGCGCACCGCCCCGGCCCGGCCGCGCACGGCGGCCACCGCGCCGTCCCGCACGGTCGCGCCGGCCGCCGAGGCGCCGGCGACGCCCGGGCCGCTGGCGCCGCGTGCCCCGCTCGGCCTGCCGCGCCGCGCCGCGCCGGAGCGGCTCGACGGCCTCCGGCGCTCCGGCGCCTACGCCTTCCCGGTGGCGGGCGAATCCTCGTACATCGACGACTACGCCGCGCCGCGCGCCGGCACCGGCTGGCACCACGGCAACGACATCTTCGCCGCGACCGGCACGCCGGTGGTCGCCGTGGCCGATGGCACGCTCTCGCGGGTGGGGGTCAACACGCTCGGCGGTAACCGCCTGTGGCTGACCGACGACGCCGGCAACGCCTTCTACTACGCGCACCTGTCGGCCTACGCGCCCGCCGCCGTGGAGGGGGCGCGGGTGACGGCCGGCCAGGTGATCGGCTTCGTCGGCAACACCGGCCAGGCGATCACCACCCCGCCGCACCTGCACTTCGAGATCCACCCGGCGGCGGGCGACAGCGTCAACCCGTACCCCTTCCTGCTGGCCTGGGAGCGCGGCGGCGACATCCCACGGGCGTTCCGCCAGGCGGTGCGCTCGACATCGCCGACGCCCGCCGCGGGCGCGGTGCTGGTCGACGGCGCGCCGGAGGTCGACGCCGCGCCGGCGCCGGCCGACGGGCTGGCGACCCCCGCCTCCTGA
- a CDS encoding C40 family peptidase: MVACPGRIRSAAQLPVPSPVRESFLRPTRNFAGLGLALIVAAAALLAFGAGLATTEPAVIEAQRAEVARIQSELESINTQVAVAAEAYNGARYELGQVNARIKQNGDRLTATGRDLETSREKLADRLRRLYATPEPSLIEVLVSTGSIAGAADQLEMLDRVGRQDAAVVGGLREQKARLKELRAQLVEDRQAAEQAVETRERQKQKVESLLSQRQAVLDSASAELRQLLAAEEARKRRAAAAEAAAARQRQQAAAAASQASASGPASSGSSASSGSSGSAAAAPAAPAAASAPSAPLPSGSGNAAAAQHAMSQLGVPYVWGGASPGSGFDCSGLASWAYAQIGKSVPHYTVAIYNAFPKVPSGQLQAGDLVFWRGLGHMGIYIGGGQYVHAPQTGDVVKVSSMSSRSDYVGAVRP, from the coding sequence GTGGTAGCGTGCCCGGGTCGGATCCGGAGCGCTGCCCAGCTCCCAGTACCGTCCCCCGTCCGGGAGTCCTTTCTGAGACCCACGCGCAACTTCGCAGGCCTCGGTCTCGCCCTGATCGTCGCGGCCGCGGCCCTGCTCGCGTTCGGCGCCGGGCTCGCCACCACCGAGCCCGCCGTCATCGAGGCCCAGCGCGCCGAGGTGGCGCGCATCCAGTCCGAGCTGGAGAGCATCAACACGCAGGTCGCGGTGGCCGCCGAGGCGTACAACGGCGCCCGGTACGAGCTCGGACAGGTCAACGCCCGGATCAAGCAGAACGGCGACCGCCTCACGGCGACCGGCCGCGACCTCGAGACGTCCCGCGAGAAGCTGGCCGACCGGCTGCGGCGCCTCTACGCCACCCCCGAGCCGAGCCTCATCGAGGTGCTCGTCTCCACCGGCAGCATCGCCGGCGCGGCGGACCAGCTCGAGATGCTCGACCGGGTCGGCCGGCAGGACGCCGCCGTCGTCGGCGGGCTGCGCGAGCAGAAGGCGCGCCTGAAGGAGCTGCGGGCCCAGCTGGTGGAGGACCGCCAGGCCGCCGAGCAGGCCGTCGAGACGCGCGAGCGCCAGAAGCAGAAGGTCGAGTCGCTGCTGTCCCAGCGCCAGGCGGTCCTCGACAGCGCCAGCGCCGAGCTCCGCCAGCTGCTGGCGGCCGAGGAGGCCCGCAAGCGCCGCGCGGCCGCCGCCGAGGCCGCGGCCGCGCGCCAGCGCCAGCAGGCGGCCGCCGCCGCGAGCCAGGCGTCCGCGTCGGGCCCGGCGTCCTCCGGCTCCTCCGCGTCGTCCGGCTCGTCCGGCTCCGCGGCGGCCGCCCCGGCGGCGCCCGCCGCGGCCTCCGCCCCCTCCGCCCCCCTGCCGAGCGGCAGCGGCAACGCCGCCGCGGCCCAGCACGCGATGTCGCAGCTGGGCGTGCCGTACGTCTGGGGCGGCGCCTCGCCGGGCAGCGGCTTCGACTGCTCCGGCCTCGCCTCCTGGGCCTACGCCCAGATCGGCAAGAGCGTCCCGCACTACACGGTCGCGATCTACAACGCGTTCCCGAAGGTGCCCTCCGGCCAGCTCCAGGCGGGCGACCTCGTCTTCTGGCGCGGCCTCGGCCACATGGGCATCTACATCGGCGGCGGGCAGTACGTGCACGCCCCGCAGACGGGCGACGTGGTCAAGGTGTCCAGCATGAGCAGCCGCAGCGACTACGTGGGGGCCGTCCGGCCCTAG
- a CDS encoding C40 family peptidase, with the protein MARRPPRLRRRALCLGLAAGVLATSVAPAVAATGAELREAQRRIDRTSAELLAARSAAERLGGAERDALERVERRLQRQKQALLDLENGIEARHVQQRVAAAEAAEAERARDDGAAVYLPAAAAPRPVGVAGYRDDPLLNGAAAAPAAPAVLRGDDAAIAAEIDRYLVAKGSPLAGLGAVFTAEARAAGLDPRFLVAIAGAETSFATYGPSQPIHNPFGLGPGLRYPSWADAIRAAARNLAGELYAGDGRDTIVAIQQRWAPNHAANDPTGLNSHWTRNVSHYYAELGGDPSRSVFTARPGAAAQVAIAPSVAVPGADRATVARPVALAAARPVLGASGRGRDAAAEAVTQVGARSVRSGASPATGFDAAGFVRWAFDRTGVVLPRTAPAQAQAGAPVAADDLRPGDVLFFADPSGYIHHEGIYLGAGVFVQAPGEGGAVTVTSLTDAFYAESYAGARRF; encoded by the coding sequence ATGGCCCGCCGTCCTCCCCGCCTGCGCCGCCGCGCCCTCTGCCTGGGGCTCGCCGCCGGCGTGCTCGCGACCTCGGTCGCGCCCGCGGTCGCCGCCACCGGCGCCGAGCTGCGCGAGGCGCAGCGGCGCATCGACCGCACGTCGGCCGAGCTCCTCGCGGCGCGCAGCGCCGCCGAGCGCCTGGGCGGCGCCGAGCGCGACGCGCTCGAGCGGGTGGAGCGCCGGCTGCAGCGGCAGAAGCAGGCGCTGCTCGACCTGGAGAACGGGATCGAGGCCCGCCACGTGCAGCAGCGCGTCGCGGCGGCGGAGGCCGCGGAGGCCGAGCGGGCGCGCGACGACGGCGCCGCCGTGTACCTGCCCGCCGCCGCGGCGCCCCGGCCGGTGGGCGTGGCCGGGTATCGCGACGACCCCCTGCTGAACGGGGCCGCCGCCGCCCCGGCCGCCCCGGCCGTCCTGCGCGGCGACGACGCCGCGATCGCCGCGGAGATCGACCGCTACCTCGTCGCCAAGGGGAGCCCGCTCGCGGGCCTCGGCGCCGTCTTCACCGCCGAGGCGCGGGCCGCCGGCCTCGACCCCCGCTTCCTGGTCGCCATCGCCGGCGCCGAGACCAGCTTCGCGACATACGGCCCGTCGCAGCCGATCCACAACCCGTTCGGGCTCGGGCCGGGCCTCCGCTACCCGTCGTGGGCGGACGCCATCCGGGCGGCCGCCCGCAACCTCGCCGGCGAGCTCTACGCCGGCGACGGCCGCGACACGATCGTCGCCATCCAGCAGCGCTGGGCGCCCAACCACGCGGCCAACGACCCGACCGGCCTCAACAGCCACTGGACGCGCAACGTCTCCCACTACTACGCCGAACTGGGCGGCGACCCCTCGCGGTCGGTCTTCACCGCCCGCCCCGGCGCCGCCGCGCAGGTCGCGATCGCGCCGTCGGTCGCCGTGCCGGGAGCCGACCGCGCCACCGTGGCCCGCCCGGTGGCCCTCGCCGCGGCCAGGCCCGTGCTGGGCGCCTCGGGACGCGGGCGCGACGCCGCCGCCGAGGCCGTCACGCAGGTCGGCGCGCGCTCGGTGCGCTCGGGGGCGAGCCCGGCCACCGGCTTCGACGCCGCCGGCTTCGTCCGCTGGGCCTTCGACCGCACCGGCGTGGTCCTGCCCCGCACCGCGCCCGCCCAGGCGCAGGCCGGCGCGCCGGTCGCCGCCGACGACCTGCGCCCCGGGGACGTCCTCTTCTTCGCCGACCCCTCGGGCTACATCCACCACGAGGGGATCTACCTCGGCGCCGGCGTCTTCGTGCAGGCGCCCGGCGAGGGGGGCGCCGTGACGGTCACCTCGCTCACCGACGCCTTCTACGCCGAGTCGTACGCGGGGGCGCGCCGCTTCTGA
- a CDS encoding M15 family metallopeptidase has translation MPPRTRHPRPPRALGAALAAAAAAAGVAAAPPPAALAGQGADRLPPYRATVRLLTPAERADMTPGVWRRGCPVGLGALRHVSVPFVGFGGRPRRGALVVHSGAARDVVAVFRELYRARFPIRRMRPIQAYGGDDFRSIEADNTSAFNCRPATGSRRWSQHAYGRAIDLNPLENPYVSGGRTSHRRSVPYLDRSRARRGMIRDGGVVVRAFERRGWEWGGRWSGVRDYQHISADGG, from the coding sequence ATGCCGCCGCGCACCCGCCACCCGCGCCCGCCGCGCGCCCTGGGCGCCGCGCTGGCGGCGGCCGCCGCGGCGGCGGGGGTCGCCGCCGCGCCGCCGCCCGCCGCGCTCGCCGGACAGGGGGCCGACCGGCTGCCGCCCTACCGCGCGACGGTGCGGCTGCTGACCCCCGCCGAGCGGGCCGACATGACGCCGGGCGTCTGGCGGCGCGGCTGCCCGGTCGGCCTCGGCGCGCTGCGACACGTGAGCGTGCCGTTCGTGGGCTTCGGCGGGCGGCCCCGCCGCGGGGCGCTCGTGGTGCACTCGGGCGCGGCGCGCGACGTCGTGGCGGTCTTCCGCGAGCTCTACCGGGCGCGCTTCCCGATCCGGCGCATGCGGCCGATCCAGGCGTACGGCGGGGACGACTTCCGCAGCATCGAGGCCGACAACACCTCGGCGTTCAACTGCCGGCCGGCGACGGGGTCGCGCCGGTGGTCGCAGCACGCCTACGGCCGGGCGATCGACCTCAACCCGCTCGAGAACCCCTACGTCTCGGGCGGGCGGACGTCGCACCGGCGCAGCGTGCCGTACCTCGACCGCTCGCGGGCCCGGCGGGGGATGATCCGCGACGGCGGCGTCGTGGTGCGGGCCTTCGAGCGCCGGGGCTGGGAGTGGGGCGGCCGCTGGAGCGGCGTGCGCGACTACCAGCACATCTCCGCCGACGGCGGCTGA